Within Cnuibacter physcomitrellae, the genomic segment CGGTTCGACTCCGCCGCGATCGGCTTCACGGCGCTCACGCTGATCCTGTCGCTCCAGGCCTCCTACGCGGCTCCCCTCATCCTGTTGGCGCAGAACCGGCAGGACGACCGCGACCGCGTGCAGTTCGAGCAGGACAGGCAGCGCGCGGAGCGGAACCTCGCCGACACCGAGTACCTCGCCCGCGAGGTCGTGGCGCTGCGCCTCGCCCTGCAGGACGTCGCCAGCAAGGAGTTCATCCGGGCCGAGCTGCGGACGCTCCTCGAGGAGCTCGAGAAGGATCGCGCGGAAGAGGCGCTGCCGGCGAAGGACCGCGAGTGAGCGACGAGCGCCTGCTCGCCGCCCTCTCCCGGGTGATCGACCCCGAGATCCGCCGCCCGATCACCGAGCTCGACATGATCGCGGAGGCGCGGATCGACGGGTCGGGGACGGCACGGGTGGGCCTGCGGCTCACGATCGTGGGCTGCCCGGCCGCCCGGACGATCGAGCGGGACGTCCGCGACGCCGCGGCCTCGGTGCCCGGCGTCGCGACGGTCGACGTGGACGTGTCGGTGATGACGCCCGACCAGCGGGCCGCGCTGACGGAGCGCCTGAAGGGCCCGGGCACGCGCAGCATGCCGTTCGGGCCGGGGACGCTCACCCAGGTCTACGCCGTGACGAGCGGCAAGGGCGGTGTCGGGAAGTCGACGCTCACCGCGAACCTCGCCGTCGCCCTGGCGGCGCGCGGGCTCCGCGTGGGGCTCGTGGACGCGGACGTGCACGGCTTCTCCATTCCCGGCATCCTCGGGCTCGTGGACGAGACGGGAGCCGCCGTCCGTCCGACCCGGCTGGACGACATGATCCTGCCGCCGGTGGCCCACGGGGTGAAGACCATCTCGATCGGCATGTTCCTCGACCCGAGCGACCATGCCTCGGGGAAGGCCGTGGCGTGGCGGGGCCCCATGCTGCATCGCACGATCCAGCAGTTCCTCACCGATGTGTGGTTCGGCGACCTCGACGTGCTGCTGCTCGACCTGCCGCCGGGCACCGGCGACATCGCCATCTCGGTCGGCCAGCTGCTGCCGAACGCCGACGTCCTCGTCGTGACCACCCCGCAGGCGGCCGCGGCCGAGGTCGCCGAGCGATCGGGCCTCGTCGCCGCCCAGACCGGTCAGACGGTCTTCGGCGTCATCGAGAACATGGCCGGGCTGCCGCAACCCGACGGGTCGACGCTCGAGATCTTCGGCTCGGGCGGGGGCGAGCTCGTCGCCGACAGGCTCACCCGGACCACGGGCACCGAGGTGCCGCTGCTCGCGTCCGTGCCGATCAGCGTCGCCCTGCGCACGGGCGGCGATGCCGGTGTCCCCGTCGTGGTCGCCGCCCCCGCCGATCCGGCCGCACTCGCGATCGCCGCGGTCGCGGACCGCCTCGCTGCGCGCGGCCGGGGCCTCGCGGGCCGCTCCCTGCCGTTCTCGCGCGCGTAGCGACGGCCGGCCGGTCGGCTCGGGTCGCCGGTCGGCTCAGGTCGCCGGTCGGCTCAGGTCGCCTCGGCGTCGAAGGGCACACCCCGCACGTCGGACGGCCCGCCGGGGGTGACGGGCTTGCCCTCGGCCAGGGGCGCCATCGCCGCCGCGGCCGCCGGCCCGGGCCCGGATCGTGACACGGGCTTCAGCGCGGGCGCGGGCGCAGCGGATCCGGGCTCCTCGAGCAGGGCGTCGCGGATGATGCGTCGCGGGTCGTACTGACGCGGATCGAGCTTCTTCCAGTCGACCTCGTCGAACTCCGGCCCCATCTCCTCGCGCATGCGCTCCTTGGCGCCGTCGGCCATGCCGCGCAGCTGGCGTACGAAGCCCGCGAGCCGGGCGGCGTACTCCGGGAGACGCTGGGGTCCGATGACGAAGGCGGCGATGACCCCGATCAGCAGCAGCTTCTCGAAGGTCAGGCCGAACATGCCTGCATCCTATCGCCGTGGCCTGGCCGCTCCCCCGGCCCGCGTGGCACCCCGATGTGGTGACGGGCACTGCCTAAGCTGGTGATCGGAGGTCCTGTGTCACGCAAAGAGTCGAGCTGGAAGTACGCCGACGACGTCGTCGTCGATCGCCCCGGGGTGGTCGCCGCGCGCGCCCACTCGATCGAGCTGGGGGTTCGGGCGGTGTCCCCCGCCATCGGGAGCCAGCTCGCCGTGATCGCCGCGGCCACGGGAGCGACGTCGATCGTCGAGGTCGGAACGGGTGTGGGCGTCTCGGCGCTGTACTTCCTCGACGGTTCGCCCGAGGCCACGATCACCTCGATCGACACCGAGGCCGAGCACCAGCAGATCGCGCGCGCGGCGCTCCTCGAGGCCGGGGCCGCGCCCAACCGCATCCGACTCATCACGGGCAAGGCGGCCGATGTGCTGCCCCGCCTGAACGACGACGCCTACGACCTCGTCCTCCTCGACGCCGACCCGGCCTCGATCATCGACTACGTCGAGCATGCGCTGCGGATCGTGCGCTCCGGCGGGGTGGTGCTCATCCCCCACGCCCTCTGGGAGGATCGTGTCGCCGACCCCGCCTCACGGGGCGACGTCGAGAGCGACTTCCGGATGCTCGCCGGCGAGATGGCGGCCTCCGCCGTCGTCGTCTCGGCGGTGTCGCCGGCCGGCGACGGCCTGCTCCAGGTCGTGAAGCGCCCTCCGGCGCAGTAGCCGCCGCCGTCCGGGGGGACGACGACGGCCCCGGCGCCCGAGAGGGCGACCGGGGCCGGAGAAGGCTGTCCGTCAGGCGGGGCTGACGACCCCCGCGAGTGCGTCGTGGAGCTCCTTCGCCTCCTCGTCGTTGACGGAGACGACGAGACGCCCCCCGCCTTCCAGAGGTACGCGCACGATGATGAGGCGTCCTTCCTTCACTGCCTCCATCGGTCCGTCGCCGGTCCTGGGCTTCATGGCCGCCATTCGGCTCCCCTTTCGTGTCCTGGTTCCATTATCCCGCATGCTCACCGGGCCGGTCGACCCGCCGCTCCGCCGCGCGTCACGAAGCGGATCACGGCGGCGTCCAGTCGGCGCCGTAGACCGCCCAGCAGATCAGCAGCCAGCCGATCTGCAGAGCCACGCTCACGATCACGAGGAGCACGCGGAACACGACCGACCGTGGGACGGCCGCGGCGCCGAGGAGCGGGAACATGGGCATCAGCAGGCGGAAGGTGCTCGACTGCGGGAAGAAGACCGCCAGCAGGTAGACCCCGTAGGCTCCGACCCAGAGCCGCAGGTCGACGCCCAGCCGCTTCACCCAGGGCGAGAAGAGGATCGCCACGAAGAGGGCGATGAGGACCACCACGAGGATGGCGCCGAGCGGCGCGCCGAGCCACCAGTTGCCGCCCTGGAACCACGCGGTGAAGGGCACCAGCTCGACGTAGCCGATGTAGGGCGCCCGCCAGGCGAGCTCCGTGTCGGTGTACGCGGTCAGGTCGCCGGTGGCGAGCCACGCGATCGCCGGCCAGGCGAGGCCGAGGAGACCGCTGTAGACCGCGAGCACCGAGGTGAGGACACGCTGGCGCAGCGGATAGGGATCGCGGGCTCGGGTGACGAACCGCACGACCGTGTGGAGCACCAGGAACAGGGCGAAGGCGAGCCCGCTCGGCCGGGTGAAGGCCATGATGGGCACCACCAGGAACAACCAACCGTAGCGCCGCAGCACCACGAGGTAGAGGGCGATGACGAGCAGGAGCGTGTACATCGACTCGGCGTACGACAGCTGGAGCAGCGGCGAGACGGGAGCCACGCAGAACAGGAGCACCGCGAACAGCGCCTGACCATCGGCCCCGAGCACGTGGCGCATCAGGCGATAGAAGACGAGGGCGGCGGCGAGCCCGCAGACCACCGAGACGCCGAGGGCCAGGACCTCCCACTGCCCGCCCGTCGCGAAGCGGAGCAGCGACACCAGGAACGGGTATCCGGGCATGAACGCCCAGGCGTTCTCCCCGACGTGGCCCGTGTCGGTGATCGGCAGGGTCGACGGGTAGCCGTAGAAGGAGACGATCTTGTACCAGTTGCCGTCCCAGATCGCGGAGTAGGCGAGGTAGGGCGGATGAGGGCCGGTCCAGGGATTCTGCTCCTGGGTGCTCGCGATGACCAGGATGATCGCGGTCGTCAGCAGCCTGGTCAGGAGCCAGACCACCACCACCCTCGCCCACCACGGGGTCGAGCGGAGGCGCACCGCCAGTCGCGAGGCCACCGTGCCGGGCTCAGGCGGTCAGCCAGGCGCGCAGGGCCCGCTCGCACGACTCGATCTGCGAGACGAGCACCCGCTCGTCGTCGGCATGGGCCTTGAGCGGGTCACCGGGGCCGAAGTTGACCGCCGGCACCCCCATCGCCGAGAAGCGCGCCACGTCGGTCCAGCCGTACTTCGGCTTCGCCTCACCGCCGACCGCCTCCAGGAACCGCTGCGCGAGCGGCGCGTCGAGGCCCGGTCGGGCGCCCTCCGCGAGGTCGACGATGCGGACGTCGTAGCCGGGGAACAGCTCGCGGACGTGCGCCTCGGCCTCGGCGCCGGAACGGTTCGGTGCGAAGCGGTAGTTGACGTGAACCATGACCTCGTCGGGGATGACGTTGCCCGCGACCCCGCCCGTGATGCCGACGGCGTTGAGCCCCTCCCGGTAGACGAGCCCGTCGACCTCGACCTGTCGCGGCTCGTACGCCGCCAGCGTGTCGAGCACGGGCGCCGCCTTGTGGATCGCGTTGTCGCCCACCCAGCTACGGGCCGAGTGCGCCCTCAGGCCGTAGGCGCGGATCTCGGCTCGGAGGTTGCCGTTGCAGCCGCCCTCGACGCTGGAGTTCGACGGCTCTCCGAGGATCGCGAAGTCGCCGGCGAACAGGTCGGGCCGGTTGCGCGCGAGCCTGGTCAACCCGTTGAGCTCGTTCGACACCTCCTCGTGGTCGTACCACATCCAGGTGATGTCGACGTTCGGCTCGGTGAGCTCGGCGGCGAGCTTCAGCTGCACGGCCACCCCGGCCTTCATGTCGACGGTGCCGCGGCCCCAGAGGTACTCCTCACCGTCGAGGGTCTCGTACCTCGTCGGCACGTTCCCGTTGATCGGCACGGTGTCGATGTGCCCAGCGATGACGACGCGCTGGTCACGGCCCAGGTTCGTGCGCGCCACGATCGTGTCGCCGTCGCGGACGATCTCCAGGTGGTGCGCATCCGCCAGGGCGGCGACGATCGCGTCGGCGATGACGCCCTCGTCGCCGGAGACCGACGGGATGTCGCACAGCTGCTGCGTGAGCACGGTGGACGAGAGCGAGAGGTCGAGGACCGGATGCGCGGGGTCGAAGTCTGGCACCCGACAAGTCTAGGCGGGGGCTCCCTCTAGCATGGGATCCATGCCCTCAGAGACGCTCAGCTCGACCGCGCCCGCTCCCACCCACGTGTGGGGACACGGCCTCGCCACCGTCGCCTCCGACGGCAGCGTGCTCGACACCTGGTTCCCCGCGCCGGCCACGGGCGTCGCCCCGAGCGGCGACGGGATCCCCGCCGACCTCGCCGCGCAGGCCGTGCCCGACGACCGTCGGGCGGTCACCGTCGAGACGGTCACCGTCTCGATCGAGCTCGCCGCGCCCCCGGCGTCGACATCCGACGCCTACCTGCGCCTGCACGCGCTCTCCCACCTCCTGGTCGCCCCGAACGGGCTGAACCTCGACGGGATCTTCGCCCACCTCCCGAACGTGGTGTGGACGAACGCCGGCCCCGTGCATCCCGCCGACATCGACCGGCTGCGGCGTCCGCTGCTTCGCGAGGGCATCCAGGCCTACGCCGTCGACAAGTTCCCGCGCCTGCTCGACTACGTCACGCCGGATCGCGTGCGCATCGCGGACGGATCGCGCGTCCGCCTCGGCGCCCACCTCGCACCGGGCACGGTGGTCATGCACGAGGGCTTCGTCAACTTCAACGCCGGCACGCTCGGCCAGTCGATGGTCGAGGGCCGCATCTCCCAGGGCGTCGTCGTGGGCGACGGGTCCGACATCGGCGGCGGCGCCTCCATCATGGGCACGCTCTCCGGCGGCGGCACGCAGCGCGTCGCCATCGGACGCCGCGCCCTCCTCGGCGCCAACGCGGGCGTGGGCATCTCGATCGGCGACGACACCGTGGTCGAGGCGGGCCTCTACGTCACCGCGGGCACCAAGGTGGTCCTGAAGGACGGGGGCGACGAGCGCACGGTGAAGGCCGTCGAGCTGTCCGGCGTGCCGAACCTCCTGTTCCGCCGCAACTCCCTCACGGGCGCGGTCGAGGCGGTCTCGCGCTCGGGCTCGGGCATCACGCTCAACGCCGCCCTGCACGCCTGACGCGCTCGCCCGCCCGCTCAGCGAGCGGGGAGGTCGCGCTGCGGCGAGCCGACGTAGAGCTGCTGCGGGCGGCCGATCTTCGTCTGCGGGTCGTCGAACATCTCGCGGTAGTGGGCGATCCAGCCGGGAAGGCGGCCGATCGCGAACAGCACCGTGAACATCCGCGTGGGGAAGCCCATCGCCTTATAGATGACGCCGGTGTAGAAGTCGACGTTCGGGTAGAGGCGCCGCTCCTTGAAGTAGTCGTCGGCCAGGGCGATGCCCTCGAGCTCCTTGGCGATGTCGAGCAGGTCGTCCTGGACGCCCAGGGCCGCGAGCACCTCGTCGGCGCTCTCCTTGACGAGCTTCGCCCGCGGGTCGTAGTTCTTGTAGACGCGGTGCCCGAAGCCCATGAGGCGGATGCCGGACTGCTTGTTCTTCACCTTCTCGACGAACTTCTCCACGCCCTCGCCCG encodes:
- a CDS encoding mannosyltransferase family protein, with protein sequence MASRLAVRLRSTPWWARVVVVWLLTRLLTTAIILVIASTQEQNPWTGPHPPYLAYSAIWDGNWYKIVSFYGYPSTLPITDTGHVGENAWAFMPGYPFLVSLLRFATGGQWEVLALGVSVVCGLAAALVFYRLMRHVLGADGQALFAVLLFCVAPVSPLLQLSYAESMYTLLLVIALYLVVLRRYGWLFLVVPIMAFTRPSGLAFALFLVLHTVVRFVTRARDPYPLRQRVLTSVLAVYSGLLGLAWPAIAWLATGDLTAYTDTELAWRAPYIGYVELVPFTAWFQGGNWWLGAPLGAILVVVLIALFVAILFSPWVKRLGVDLRLWVGAYGVYLLAVFFPQSSTFRLLMPMFPLLGAAAVPRSVVFRVLLVIVSVALQIGWLLICWAVYGADWTPP
- a CDS encoding Sec-independent protein translocase TatB, coding for MFGLTFEKLLLIGVIAAFVIGPQRLPEYAARLAGFVRQLRGMADGAKERMREEMGPEFDEVDWKKLDPRQYDPRRIIRDALLEEPGSAAPAPALKPVSRSGPGPAAAAAMAPLAEGKPVTPGGPSDVRGVPFDAEAT
- the dapE gene encoding succinyl-diaminopimelate desuccinylase, with product MPDFDPAHPVLDLSLSSTVLTQQLCDIPSVSGDEGVIADAIVAALADAHHLEIVRDGDTIVARTNLGRDQRVVIAGHIDTVPINGNVPTRYETLDGEEYLWGRGTVDMKAGVAVQLKLAAELTEPNVDITWMWYDHEEVSNELNGLTRLARNRPDLFAGDFAILGEPSNSSVEGGCNGNLRAEIRAYGLRAHSARSWVGDNAIHKAAPVLDTLAAYEPRQVEVDGLVYREGLNAVGITGGVAGNVIPDEVMVHVNYRFAPNRSGAEAEAHVRELFPGYDVRIVDLAEGARPGLDAPLAQRFLEAVGGEAKPKYGWTDVARFSAMGVPAVNFGPGDPLKAHADDERVLVSQIESCERALRAWLTA
- a CDS encoding DUF1003 domain-containing protein — its product is MARDARDIPLDAPKGRRQGVLPRRPANRDRFGRFTEAIARAMGTPWFLIGLTLFCVVWMLFNSFAPESWRFDSAAIGFTALTLILSLQASYAAPLILLAQNRQDDRDRVQFEQDRQRAERNLADTEYLAREVVALRLALQDVASKEFIRAELRTLLEELEKDRAEEALPAKDRE
- the dapD gene encoding 2,3,4,5-tetrahydropyridine-2,6-dicarboxylate N-succinyltransferase, producing MPSETLSSTAPAPTHVWGHGLATVASDGSVLDTWFPAPATGVAPSGDGIPADLAAQAVPDDRRAVTVETVTVSIELAAPPASTSDAYLRLHALSHLLVAPNGLNLDGIFAHLPNVVWTNAGPVHPADIDRLRRPLLREGIQAYAVDKFPRLLDYVTPDRVRIADGSRVRLGAHLAPGTVVMHEGFVNFNAGTLGQSMVEGRISQGVVVGDGSDIGGGASIMGTLSGGGTQRVAIGRRALLGANAGVGISIGDDTVVEAGLYVTAGTKVVLKDGGDERTVKAVELSGVPNLLFRRNSLTGAVEAVSRSGSGITLNAALHA
- a CDS encoding P-loop NTPase: MSDERLLAALSRVIDPEIRRPITELDMIAEARIDGSGTARVGLRLTIVGCPAARTIERDVRDAAASVPGVATVDVDVSVMTPDQRAALTERLKGPGTRSMPFGPGTLTQVYAVTSGKGGVGKSTLTANLAVALAARGLRVGLVDADVHGFSIPGILGLVDETGAAVRPTRLDDMILPPVAHGVKTISIGMFLDPSDHASGKAVAWRGPMLHRTIQQFLTDVWFGDLDVLLLDLPPGTGDIAISVGQLLPNADVLVVTTPQAAAAEVAERSGLVAAQTGQTVFGVIENMAGLPQPDGSTLEIFGSGGGELVADRLTRTTGTEVPLLASVPISVALRTGGDAGVPVVVAAPADPAALAIAAVADRLAARGRGLAGRSLPFSRA
- a CDS encoding O-methyltransferase gives rise to the protein MSRKESSWKYADDVVVDRPGVVAARAHSIELGVRAVSPAIGSQLAVIAAATGATSIVEVGTGVGVSALYFLDGSPEATITSIDTEAEHQQIARAALLEAGAAPNRIRLITGKAADVLPRLNDDAYDLVLLDADPASIIDYVEHALRIVRSGGVVLIPHALWEDRVADPASRGDVESDFRMLAGEMAASAVVVSAVSPAGDGLLQVVKRPPAQ
- a CDS encoding DUF3117 domain-containing protein, with translation MAAMKPRTGDGPMEAVKEGRLIIVRVPLEGGGRLVVSVNDEEAKELHDALAGVVSPA